CCGTGGACGGATATTTAATACGTTCGAAAAAGACGAAGGACAATACGATGACGAGCGGGATATTTTTTGGGCAACGGGAGCTTGTCTTTTTATTCGGTCCACTGCATACCATGAGGTATCAGGTCTGGATGAGGATTTTTTTGCACACATGGAGGAAATAGATCTGTGCTGGCGATTGCGTAACCGGGGTTACAGGGTAGTATATGTTCCGGGATCAACGGTTTATCACATGGGCGGCGGAACATTGAACAAGGTGAATCCGGAAAAGACGTTTTTAAATTTCCGAAACAACCTGGTGCTCTTATGCAAGAATCACGCTCCTGAATATTTCTTTCCTAAGATGCTGATCCGAATGAGCATGGACGGCATCGCGGCCTTCAAATTTCTGGCAGATGGAGGACCGGCCCACTTTTGGGCTGTGGCACGCGCACATTTTAGTTTCTATTCCCGGTTATCTTCATGTCTTGTCAAACGTGCTTCAGAAAAAGCACAGATTAAATCCTATGCACGAGGCGGTATTTATGACCGCAGTCTTGTGTGGGATTACTTTGTTAAAGGTAAGACCCGGTTCCTGGATCTAAACATTCAGGCTTTTCTCTCCGAAAAATAACGGATTGCAAGGCGGTAGGATTCAATTCCGAATCCCGAAATGCTTCCCGCGCATCGTGCACCGAGATAGGATACATGCCGGTAATCTTCTCTTGAGAAAATATTGGACAAGTGTACCTCCACGGCCGGTATTTTCACGGAGGCAATGGCATCTGCAATAGCTACAGACGTGTGCGTATAGGCGCCCGCGTTGATAATGATACCGTCGTATTTTCCATCAGCCTGCTGTATCGCTGTTACAAGATCTCCTTCAATATTACTTTGCACATGATCCAGCAGGTGAGCGGTAAATTCCTGCCGGAGTCCGGCCAGTAACTCGTCCAGAGTCAGGTGGCCGTAAATCCCCGGCTCTCGTTTTCCAAGCATATTCAGGTTTGGACCGGAGAGGATGAGAAGTTTCATGGCGTAAAGATAGGGGGATATAGATATCGGCACACATAGATAATGTGAGAAACGCTAACCTAAAATGGATGTTTTGTACTTTCGTTGCATGAATTGGTCTCCTGAGATCTCCGGTTTTACTTCCTGGTTACGTCTGGAACGGTCCTTATCGGGTCATTCAGTAGAGTCCTATGTACACGACGTGAATCTGCTTGTTCGTTTCATGGAATTAAGGGGTTATGATTTATCTCCGGCAAGTCTTAGTTTAGCAAATGTTGAGGAATTTCTGGCATGGATCACAGAGATTGGGATGAGTGCTTCATCGCAAGCACGGATTTTATCTGGTATTCGTTCATTTTACAGGTTTCTTATTCAGGAAGGTATAGTGAAGGAGGATCCTACAGATTTGATTGAAGCACCGAAACAAAGCAGGTTGTTGCCGGACACCTTATCAGTGGAGGAGATAGACCGGATGATCGGTGCGGTTGATCTGTCGGCCCAGGGCGGTACGCGTGACCGTGCCATACTGGAGACCTTGTATTCCTGCGGGTTGCGGGTATCGGAACTGGTACAGTTGCCGATCAGTCGTATCAGCAGAGAAGGATTTGTGCGGATAATTGGGAAAGGTGATAAAGAAAGGCTGGTTCCGATTGGCAGCAGGGCGGAGGAGTACATCAGACTATACATGGAGAGCGATCGTTTGCGCAGGGGCGTAAAGCCGGGGCATGAGGACACCTTGTTTTTAAACAGGTTCGGCGCAGCAATGAGTCGTGTTTCTGTTTTTAAAATTGTTAAGTTGACTGCCGCGATGGCCGGTATCCGGAAAACCATCAGCCCGCATTCCTTGCGTCATAGCTTTGCCACCCATCTGGTAGAGGGAGGAGCGAACCTCCGGGCGGTACAGGAGATGCTGGGTCATGAGTCAATTACAACTACGGAAATATACACTCATCTCGACCGCAAATTCTTAGCCGATACTATACGCCGGTTTCATCCTCGTGCCTCATTAAGATAATCCCTGTGAGTATATGAAAACAACTCTTTTAAACGGAGTATTACACAAGCTGCCGGACGACATGAAAAAGATGTTGAGTAAAAGTGCAGAAATCGCTGGACGCTGGAATAATCTTACTCCTATTCAGCGCAATGAGTGGATATGTTGGGTGACGATTGTTAAAAAAGAAGATACCAGAAAACAACATATTGTCAGGATGAAGGAGGAACTGGAAGCAGGTAAACGTACACCCTGCTGCTGGCCAGGATGTCCGCACCGGAGACCAAAGGCCGGGAAGTGGTTTAGGTAGAAGTTTGATTTTTTTATATATTTATTACATTTGTCTTACGATGAAACTATTTAATCGCGGCTTAGTCGGACTTTTCGTGTGGCTAACCGTGATCGTAGTCTTTCCCTCCTGTATGATGGAAAAACGGCTTTATCGGCCGGGGTACTATACGATAAGGAGCAGTTTCCGAAGCGCAAACGATAAGATCAGTGAACCCGGCAGTGTCCGGCGTTCACATGTGAATGCACCCTATGTGAACTCATCTGAAGTAGTCATTAATGAGAAGGGAGAAACGGAAGTCGTCTTCACCAGCCGCGATTCCATAGTCCCAAATGAACAAATCACGGAATCTGTCGTTTCTTGTTCCAGAATTTCATTGTTGAAAGAACATCATCTGAAATATCCTGAGCTATTCCAAACTAGATTAGTGAGGAATAAAATTATACTAACAGGAGCAGAGGGAGAAAAACGCATCCTGCCTAAAGTTTTTATTATTGGCGGCCTCGTATTTTTGATCTTAGGAGTATACTGGCTATTGCGGAATTGAGTGGATGGCCTTTATTGATAGCGGCGGGATTGTTTTTTACAATAGCCGGACTGGCAACACGAAAGAGAAAACCTAAAAAGCCGCAAAACCAGAAAGACCCAGAAAAAACTAAACAAGGAAATCGTGTAGCCGCCTTTGTCGTGGCATTGTTTTTACTAGCCGTGATCCTTATCGTAGAACTAATAATGTTCTTAGTTCTTTCATTAGAATAGCACTTGGCATTTAGATTGTATGGACTCAGTTACGCCCCAATGATTAGCCTGCAAGCTTAACCATTGAAAGCATAATATTCTGATTGAAGAAACTGTTTGACGTTGCCGTAGGAGCATTTCCCGAAAAGTTCTTCGCCCATTTTCGCACGAAACATTCCGTAAAGTATCTTTTCTGGTTTCTCCCGCTCTGTCATATAAAAATCTGTACCGAACATGATCCGTGAACCGCAAGCCGGATCAGCAACCGCTTCCTTTATCTTACCGTGATGTTTAGTATTCCATAGCGAATAGGAAACATCCGTGAATACATTATTCTCCGGGCGGGAGATCATTCGTTTGATGCGATGATACCAGTTGTCGGCTGATGGCTTTTCCATCTCATAAGTTCCCCCGAAATGGGCCAGGCAGAATTTGAGACGAGGATGCTTTTTTAAGAGAATTTCAAAACAATCCGGGTGCATGAAATTATCGCGGAATAATTTCATCGGTGTCTTTGTAAATTCCAGACCAGGATGCGGGTTCAGCCACTCCGTTTTTATCTCACCCTTATAATATACACCGCCACCCTGGTGGCAATGGAAGAGAAGCGGAATTTGCTTTTCAGAAGCCCAGCTGTAAAGATCGTCCAGCTTTTCATCAAATGGAAAAAAGCCAAGCGGAGTGTAGAGCTTCAGTCCGTGAAAACCCTTTCCTTCAATTTGCTTTCGTGCAAACTCCTTCAACTCCTTTCCGCCCGATCGCCGGGGATCAATCGCCAGAAATGGAATCAGCGTATTAGGATACAATTTTTTAAGTTCTGCAACCTCATGGATCTGGGTCAGGTAATTTCGTTTGGCGGTGCCTGCGCCCATGTGATCCATGTCCATAGTGAGTACCACAAATTTTGTTCCTGTGGGATATTGTTTCTGAAGATCTGTAAAGATCAGTTCCTGCCAATCTTCTGAATTATACTTCAGAAATTGCGCCTGTTTTTTCAAAAAATCTACTTCACTTCGCATGAGTAATTCAACCAGTTTTCCGGTAACGCGGTTCGACTGGAGCAATCGGTAAAGCCCGGGATGATTCAGGAAGCGGTCCGGAACGCATTCAAGATTAAATATATGCGTATGACAATTGTAGATGATCATGTTTGGGATTTGATCAGGTTGCGGACCGCCAGTAAGCGTTTCAGAAATTCAAACCAGTAAGGAGCTCCGAAAGACACGGCAATTGTGGTGAACGCCCATCCCATCAAACGAAACGGGGTAATGGTGGATAGGTAAAGCACGAGCACATTCCCATAAAAATTTATCCTGGATTTTTGAACGAACAGCCAACGATCAACTCCGGTTAAATGCTTCCCGGCAAGTTCTTTTACATTTTTAAACTCGTTGTACATGTTCCGAAATTCAAGCGATTGCTTATCCCAGCCGATAGGCAAACTGAGCATTCCTACGGCCCGGTACGTTTCCCGGATACGTTCGATTTGTAGTTTAAGGGAACTGTCAGTTACTGCTCCGGGGGGCTGTGTATAATTTTCCGCTGCCGCCAGCACTGACTGTCTGAGAACAGCGTTATTCCAGAGGTTAACCGACAGGTCTATGGTATCCACGTTCATGAATAAGGTGAGTGCAGCGGACAGGATCAGTATCCGCCATTTTGTTTTTCTCCGGTACCATCCGCTAACACGGTCCATGTATTCGTTGAACCAGCTTTCGGTCTGAGCTTTCAGCAGATCGTACGATCCGTTGGAATTACGCAAAAAGACCATCAGTTTTCCCTTAAGCTGGCTTTCATTCATGCTGTTTAGCCCTGCTTCAAATTCTTTCAGGGGGTCAGCGGTTAATCCGGTATCAACTGAAATGCGGTCGCCTTCTACCTGTGTCCGGAAGGTTCTTGCCTGTGCGGCAATTACATCCGTCAATGCCATGGCAAAGGTTCCGGAGGAGATATAGGAGGGAGGGCGCTTTTGAGAAAACTTTAGTACATCAATGAGGGGATGATCGTAAAGCAATTCCGCATAATTTTTATTCATGGGATCGTTCAGAGCGCGCTGGAGGGCATCCCGCAGAAATTTACCTCGTTTTGAAATCACAGTAGTGATGAATTCTCCCGCTGCGGAAACCATGATGGCCATTAGCAGGAAAACAAAAACCAATCCGATGCCTACCTCAAGAAATTGCGAGTGATTCATATCAGAGGATTCTTCCGTCTTTCATTTTGAGTATACGGTCCGCCCTGGCCGCCAGTTCTTCGTTGTGTGTAACGATCACGAAGGTTTGACCAAGTTTTTCACGAAGCTGGAAGAAAAGATCATGCAATTCACGCGCGTTTACCGAATCGAGATTACCGGAAGGTTCGTCAGCAAATATCACCGATGGATCATTAATAAGCGCACGGGCCACAGCCACCCTTTGCTGCTCACCGCCGGAGAGTTCGGCCGGCTTGTGTTCTGCACGTGCAGTGAGTCCGAGGATTCCCAATAGCTCCTTTGCCTTTGCTTCTGATGCGTGTTTATCCTTTCCTCCGATGAAGGCAGGAATGCAGATGTTTTCAAGGGCGGTAAATTCGGGGAGGAGATGATGAAACTGAAAAACAAAGCCCATATTCCGGTTCCGGAATGCGGCCAGCTTTTTTTCAGGCAGTTTGGAAATATCTTCCTCCTGAAACCGAACGCTTCCCGAATCGGCCTTGTCCAGTGTGCCCAAGATATGGATAAGAGTGGATTTTCCTGCGCCGGAAGCCCCTGTCACTGATACCACTTCCCCCTTATGGATATCAAGATCTACCCCCTGTAAAACACGAAGCGACCCGTAGGATTTGCATATGCCTCTGGCACTGATCATGGATGTAAAAATAACGTTGATTTTCGGATCATCAGGCTTTCCGGCTTATTCTTTTCCTCAGAATATGATTATAGTCCAGGTAATAGGATACTTTAACAGACAGGGTGTTGGTCTGGGGAGATTCGAATGTACGTTCCAGGTAGTCAAAATAAGTTGGAAGCAGAGATGCTGCCAGTTCATCGGAGTAGATGGAATTTTTATAGGATACGGTAAGCATACTTCCCGGTGCAAATTGCCAATAGAACGTAGCGTCAATATTGAATGCCGTGAAGCTGTAATCATTATTCTCTGTATACCAGGGGGCAGGATCCAGCATGCCTTCGTTGTTCAGCATCCAGTATTCCAGGTAATGTCCGGTGGTCCAGTAGTGCCGGCCGGACAGGAAGAATTGCATGTCGTTTTTAAAGGTATATTTAAGGGACAGGCCGTTTGAAATGGTTTTGATATCCCTTGCCCCGAAGATCACATTACCGGCCGAATCGAAATTGGCGAACCCCGGATTATAAGGATCCCTGTTCCAGTTGAAGCTGTAGTTCATCGTAAACCGGTTGCTGAAGCGGAAGCGGGGAGAAAGATGAAATCCTGCGCCGGGTGCAGCCTTAAAATCGTACAGGTTGGCAGGCATGAAGTTCCCAAAATTCCCGCCACCATCAACAGCCAGCTTTTTACGATAATCAGAGCTAAATCCTGCATTTAAAAAGTACCATTCGTAATTTCTCCAGTACATGCCCTCAACACGGGGTTCGTAATAATCATAGGACGAGCCTATGGCCATTGCTCCTCCGGAATAAACTGAAAAATAATTCAGCAATGTTCCGAAAAAGAAGAAGTCAATGCTGCTGTTGGTCATCCTTCCGGTACTCAGGTTATACGCATACTCGTAGCCCAGTTCCTGATTACTTTGCCTGAATACCTTACCTGGTTCAAAGGTCCGGTGGCTGATACCTGTTTCGAAGTTTCCGAAATTTCCGAACTGCTGGTAGCCGAGATCACTGGGGTCGTATTCGCGGCTCATGTAGAGGTAATTGAGATAGGCTTCCCAGTGTCCGCCCTGTTTCCTAAGGCTAAAGTATCCGGCAGGTCCGAATTTCACCTTGGCATAGTTCTTAACCGTATCCGCAGTATAGATCTGTGATGCTCCTCCATTGGCCTCAAAAACCAGCGTGTTCTTCTTGTTTTCGAGTTTGAATCCTACTGCCGTTACATTGGCGTCGTTCCAGGCCGCATCGCGCATCACATTCGTGTTCATGAAATACACATTCGAGTTATTTTTAAGCTGCTGATCGAATACCACAATGTTATAATTAGCAAAAGGTTCAGTCAGCAGCTTCCGGCGGTTACCGGCACTGTCCTCAATAATTGCATTCATCTCGCCGGTAACTGCATTCAGAATTCCGATTCCGAGCTTGCTTTCTGTTCTTCCTGATATCTTAAAAGCGTTGAGCAGATTTGTCCGGTTGGGATTCTTAATGATCTTATCTGTGGGATCAATCATCGAGGAAACAGAATAAAAATAAGTTGGCGTTTTACCAATCCGGCGGGAATAAAACATCATGTTTTTCGAAAACAACTCCGTTCCCTCATTGAAGAATGCCCGATTCTCCCCGTAGGTAATCTCCCGGTAACTCAGGTTTTTAACTTTATTATCACTGGCAACCTGACCAAATTCCGGAAAAAGAATCATATCCAGTGTGAAACTCTCATTGAGCCCATACTTAATGTCGGCACCCGCATTATAACTGTACACATTGGTGTATCCCACACTGCCATCGCTGTTGTACTCCGGATTCGATTCAAAACCCGCCGCCAGATAGGGTGACACAGAAAGGCGTACCGGCGGCTTAATATTTTTAATCCCTGTAATGGTACCCCAGAATTTTTGATACACAGTTTCCCCGTTGGGAATGTAGGCCCATTGCAGGGCTTCTCTGTTCCGTCGTATTTCGCGGTTGATCTGAAAGGCCCATTCCTGCTCCGGTTTATTGGGGAAGCGAATGGCGCTATACGGAATACTTATTTCAGCACACCAGCCTTTGTCTGTGATGCGGACATGACTGTGCCATACGGCATTATAGGTGTAATCACTTAATTTGTTATCACTCTGCAATCCGGAAGCGCTTACCCCGAAAACAAAGGCGTCCTGGCGGGAATTGTAGGTATCAAATTTTACCGAAAATGCATCTGCATTCAAATCCCAGTAGTCACGTGATCCCAATTCACGCAGAATGCTGTCGGGATGCGTATCGTACATATAGGCATAGATGTAAATAGCGTAATCATCGTAAAGCAGACGCACATCGGTTTTCTGCGTTGGTGCAGCTTTGTCAACAGGCAGTTTTTGAATGAAATCAGTGATCGCCTCCGCCTTGCTCCAGCATTCGTCGTTCAGGTCACCGTCTATTTTGGGAGGCTTATCGGTGCGCTGAATAGGATAATGTTTCAGTGTGTCTGCTACCTGCGCTGTCAAAACGAATGAGTACAAAACAGGAATGATGAAGGAAAGCAGATATTTCATTTGTCGCTGTTTCTTGACTTTTCTACGGGATACGAAGTCCAATCACCAATATATCATCCACCTGCTCAAAGTCACCCATCCAAACGCCAAGAGAAGATTCCAGTACCGTGAGCTGATCAGACATGGGCTTATGGGCCGCTGCAAGAACAAGGTCTTTGAAATTCCGTGTCATCAGTTTCTTCCCTTTCTCTCCGCCAAACTGGTCTGCGTAACCATCGGTGTGTAAATAAACGCAGTCACCCTTCTGAAGATCAATCGTATGTGTTTCAAATTCCTGAGTCAGTGAAGTAGTTCCCCCGATCGCATGTTTGGTAGGGCGGAATTCTAACAGCTGTCCGTCCCGGACGATCCACAATGGGCGGTTGGCTCCCGCATATTCCAGTTTCATGGCGGGGGCATCTATCGCCGCCAGGCAAATATCCATCCCGTCTCTCGAAACAGCTTCTTCCTCATCCTGCCGCAATGTATCCTTGATTCCCATATTGACAAGCGAAAGAATATCCCCAGGGCGCGAAATCGAAATATCAAGAATGGCCTGGTTCAGGCGATCAATACTCATCATGCTCATAAACGCCCCCGGAACACCGTGCCCGGTACAATCGGCTGCGGCAATCAGGTGCTTGTTACTTCGTCGAGAATACCAGTAGAAATCTCCGCTCACTACATTACGCGGGCGGTAAAGGATGAAAGAATCAGGAAACGGATCATTGATTTGCTCATTGGCAGGAAGCAGTGCATTCTGCAAATGCCTGGCATAAGAAATACTGTCGTTGATTTCTTTACTCTTTTCCTGAATGATTTCTTTCTGCCGTACCACTTCCGCTGTGCGCTCGTTCACTTTCTCTTCCAGGTGGTTGTACAGGCTCGCATTTTCCAGGGCAATGGCAGCATAGGTGCCCAGTGTTTGCAGAATACTGATATGGTAAGGCGTATAAGCGTGTTTTTTAAAGCTTTGTACCGTAATCACACCAACCACCCGGTTTTCAAGAACCAGGGGAAAGAAGATCAGCGAGTGAGGCATATCGCCACTGACTACCTTGATCTGTTTTACATAATGGTGGTATTCGTTCAGATTGTCGTTTATAAAGATGACTTTCTTGTCTTTGATACATCGAACGGTATAATTGTCGTCATCGTCCATCGGAACCATTACCGGTTCGTATTCATGACCGTTCTCCACCTCGAATTTATATTCCACGGTATTCATCGCCGGATGGTAAATGCGTATTCCGAAACATTCCGCTGGCATCAGCATATTTACATTCTCATAGATCTTGTGAAGGATCACATTGAAGTCAAGGGCGCTGGTGAATTGCTGTCCGATTTCGCTCAGCAGCCTGGTATTCCGGTAATTTTGTTCGATCTCCTCAGTTCTTTTTTTCACTTCGCTTTCTATCGAACGGTAAATACCTGCGTTCTCAAGAGCAATGGCGGTATACACAGCCATGTTCTTTAACAGCATCTGGTCATATTGGGTAAAGGCGTTCTTTTTAAAACTCTGGACAGTAATTACTCCAATGGTCTTATTCTTCGTTTTCAGCGGAAGATAAATGATGCTGAGTGTCTGCTCTCCAACTGCAGGAGTTTTAGCCGAAGTCACATACTGGTTGATCTCCGTGTAAAAATCGTTGATTAAAATATCCTTGTCATCGTTCAGGCATACCACCGCCAGCCGGCCTCTGTCATTAAGGTTGTAGCGCGCTTCCGGTAACTTTTCACCTTTCTCAATGTACCCGGGGAAAACAAGTTGTCCGGCATCCACATCAACGAAGCCGATGCCGAAACCCGCGGCGTCCATGAGGCTGTTCACATTCTCATAAACCGTGTCATTGATTACCTCCACGCTTAAGCTGGAAGTAATCTTACGCCCGATCTCGTTGAGCGTATTTAACGTCTGATGTATGTCTTCTGCTGAACGCATAAGCCGGCCGCAGGCGCAAGTTAATAAAAAAACGTAACGTGTTAAATTTCAGGTTTATAAAGATACTCGATAATATCTTCTCTTGAAGTTTCCTTCCACTCCCCCGGTGACAGATTGCCGAGCGTAATACCCCCTACAGATGTTCTGATAATCCGGAGAGAGGGAAGGTTCAGTGTAGCTGTCATTTTCCGAATCTGCCGGTTTTTTCCCTCTGTAAGTGTTACCCGTATCCATTGCAGTTTCCCAGGGCTTCGGGCCTTTATGGGAAGATCAAGGGAGGTAACGGAAGGTGTTGATTGAAGAAATTCGATGGAATCGAAACGGCAGGGATAGGAGGAACCCTTCAGCCGGATCGTAACAGTGCCGGATAATTTTTCCTTCATTCCTTCATCCGGTTTTCCATCGAGCAATACGAGATAAGTCTTCCGGATTTTTTGTTCCGGCCGGAGTATTGTTGCATTTAACTCAGGGTCATCGGTGAGCAATAAGAGTCCTTCACTGTTCATATCCAGACGACCCACAGGGTACACAGCCTTAGGTAATTTCCTATGTAAATCAGCGAACGAAGGGTTTCCGGCTTCCGGCGTAAACTGCGAAAGCATGCCATAGGGTTTATGTAGCAGAATATACTTCAGGGGGTCTGATTTATATTCCGTAAATTTGTATAAAATTATGGATATGAGTAAGATACTTCTGATTTTTCTGTCTTTTTTGTCTGTTTTGAGTGCTGCACAGGACCGGATAGTTCCGGAACATAAGAATTATGATTGGGCGGAAGAGCCCAAAATTCATACCCTGGGTCCGGAAGAGGAAAAGCAAGGTACAGTGGTTCTTAAAGACAAGCTTATTGTTGAGTACATGTACGACAAGAATGGGAACCCGGTTATGTACCTCACCAGGCACAAAATTATCCGTCTGAATACAGACAAGAGCATCGAAGAAAACAATAAGGTATACATTCCAACAGGAGATGTGTTTGAAGTAATCGGTCTGAAAGCGAGAGCCGTAAGCAAAAGCGGAAAGGTAAAAATGGTAGAGAAAGAAAACATTAAGGACGTTGAAAATTACGAAGACTTGGGTCCCTTCCGCATTTTTGCTTTTGAGGGTATCGAGATCGGGTCGGAAGTGGAATACATCTATACGCTGCATAAGCAACCTGGTTTTTTCGGAACCGAAACGTTTCAGAACGAAAATCTCCGAAAAAATGTGGAGATACTGGTAGTTTCGCCTGATAACCTGAAATTCACTTCCAAGCTGTACAACATTAATCAGGAACCGAAAACGTATGATGAGAACGGGAAGAATTTTATCTATGTGAAAGTAGATTCCGTTCCCGGGCTGAAGGAAGAGCGCTACTCAGCGTACCGAGCCCATTTGCAGCGGCTCGAGTACAAGCTGTCGCGTAATACAGCCAAAACCAATACGGAAATATTTCCCTTTTCAGAGGCAGCGACCCGAATATGGGAAGACCTTGTAGATCTTTCCGGTAGCGCTGAAAAAGAATCGGATGTAAAAAGCAATGTGAAGCGTTCCAGAAAGGCTGTAAAAAAATTCCTGGACACACTCAAATTATCGAAAGGGGCGTCGGTGGAAGAGAAGATCCGGACGGTGGAATCACGCCTAAAATCGTATATTATTATTAAAGAAGGTGCTCCTCCTATGTCGCTGGACAAGATATTTTCGAACCGGTACACCGGGGAGAAGGGAATGCTGCGCCTATTGGCAGAAACGTTTAATCAGATGGAAATTAAATTTGAAATCGTGCTAACCACCGACCGTTTCAAAGCCTTCTTCGACGGGGAGTATGAGACCTGGAACTACCTGGATCATTACCTGATGTATTTCCCTGAAATAGACAACTACCTCGCACCGGGAGAAATGTTCAGTCGCCTTGGATATATTCCTAATGAATGGATGTGTAATGACGGGCTGTTCGTGAAGGGAGTAAAACTCGGGGAAATAGTGATTGGAAGCGGTAAAATCAAATCAATTAAGTGTGCGGATTATAAACTCAGTTATGATAACATTTACGCAAGTATTCTGTTCGAAGAAGACATGACAACCACAAAGGTGCATCTGAAACGTACACTTTCTGGCTTTTCGGCGGGCGGACTTCAGTCGATCTATACGTACATACCCGACGATAAGAAATCAGAAACTACTGACCAATTTCTGAAACTTCTTGGTGAGGACTCTAAACTGACGAATGTGAATATTCAGAATATGGATGAGAAGAGTTCGGGAAGAGAGCCTATTATTATGGAGTGTGATGTGGTGACATCCAATCTGATTGAGAAGGCGGGAACGAAATACATTTTTAAAATAGGTGACGTCATTGGCCCGCAGGCGGAGCTTTATCAGGAAGACAAA
This is a stretch of genomic DNA from Bacteroidia bacterium. It encodes these proteins:
- a CDS encoding carbohydrate binding family 9 domain-containing protein, with amino-acid sequence MKYLLSFIIPVLYSFVLTAQVADTLKHYPIQRTDKPPKIDGDLNDECWSKAEAITDFIQKLPVDKAAPTQKTDVRLLYDDYAIYIYAYMYDTHPDSILRELGSRDYWDLNADAFSVKFDTYNSRQDAFVFGVSASGLQSDNKLSDYTYNAVWHSHVRITDKGWCAEISIPYSAIRFPNKPEQEWAFQINREIRRNREALQWAYIPNGETVYQKFWGTITGIKNIKPPVRLSVSPYLAAGFESNPEYNSDGSVGYTNVYSYNAGADIKYGLNESFTLDMILFPEFGQVASDNKVKNLSYREITYGENRAFFNEGTELFSKNMMFYSRRIGKTPTYFYSVSSMIDPTDKIIKNPNRTNLLNAFKISGRTESKLGIGILNAVTGEMNAIIEDSAGNRRKLLTEPFANYNIVVFDQQLKNNSNVYFMNTNVMRDAAWNDANVTAVGFKLENKKNTLVFEANGGASQIYTADTVKNYAKVKFGPAGYFSLRKQGGHWEAYLNYLYMSREYDPSDLGYQQFGNFGNFETGISHRTFEPGKVFRQSNQELGYEYAYNLSTGRMTNSSIDFFFFGTLLNYFSVYSGGAMAIGSSYDYYEPRVEGMYWRNYEWYFLNAGFSSDYRKKLAVDGGGNFGNFMPANLYDFKAAPGAGFHLSPRFRFSNRFTMNYSFNWNRDPYNPGFANFDSAGNVIFGARDIKTISNGLSLKYTFKNDMQFFLSGRHYWTTGHYLEYWMLNNEGMLDPAPWYTENNDYSFTAFNIDATFYWQFAPGSMLTVSYKNSIYSDELAASLLPTYFDYLERTFESPQTNTLSVKVSYYLDYNHILRKRISRKA
- a CDS encoding glycosyltransferase family 2 protein, producing MVPRVAVVILNWNGKDLLKQFLPGLLSGKPDGVEVVVADNKSTDSSLEMLREEFPQVRIIANEENAGYAGGYNRALKQLDAEYFVLLNSDVEVQGDWLSPVIAAMDADKRIAAAQPKVRSFYRREEFEYAGAAGGFIDKYGYPFCRGRIFNTFEKDEGQYDDERDIFWATGACLFIRSTAYHEVSGLDEDFFAHMEEIDLCWRLRNRGYRVVYVPGSTVYHMGGGTLNKVNPEKTFLNFRNNLVLLCKNHAPEYFFPKMLIRMSMDGIAAFKFLADGGPAHFWAVARAHFSFYSRLSSCLVKRASEKAQIKSYARGGIYDRSLVWDYFVKGKTRFLDLNIQAFLSEK
- the aroQ gene encoding type II 3-dehydroquinate dehydratase, coding for MKLLILSGPNLNMLGKREPGIYGHLTLDELLAGLRQEFTAHLLDHVQSNIEGDLVTAIQQADGKYDGIIINAGAYTHTSVAIADAIASVKIPAVEVHLSNIFSREDYRHVSYLGARCAGSISGFGIESYRLAIRYFSERKA
- a CDS encoding tyrosine recombinase XerD, with the translated sequence MNWSPEISGFTSWLRLERSLSGHSVESYVHDVNLLVRFMELRGYDLSPASLSLANVEEFLAWITEIGMSASSQARILSGIRSFYRFLIQEGIVKEDPTDLIEAPKQSRLLPDTLSVEEIDRMIGAVDLSAQGGTRDRAILETLYSCGLRVSELVQLPISRISREGFVRIIGKGDKERLVPIGSRAEEYIRLYMESDRLRRGVKPGHEDTLFLNRFGAAMSRVSVFKIVKLTAAMAGIRKTISPHSLRHSFATHLVEGGANLRAVQEMLGHESITTTEIYTHLDRKFLADTIRRFHPRASLR
- a CDS encoding amidohydrolase family protein gives rise to the protein MIIYNCHTHIFNLECVPDRFLNHPGLYRLLQSNRVTGKLVELLMRSEVDFLKKQAQFLKYNSEDWQELIFTDLQKQYPTGTKFVVLTMDMDHMGAGTAKRNYLTQIHEVAELKKLYPNTLIPFLAIDPRRSGGKELKEFARKQIEGKGFHGLKLYTPLGFFPFDEKLDDLYSWASEKQIPLLFHCHQGGGVYYKGEIKTEWLNPHPGLEFTKTPMKLFRDNFMHPDCFEILLKKHPRLKFCLAHFGGTYEMEKPSADNWYHRIKRMISRPENNVFTDVSYSLWNTKHHGKIKEAVADPACGSRIMFGTDFYMTEREKPEKILYGMFRAKMGEELFGKCSYGNVKQFLQSEYYAFNG
- a CDS encoding YdeI/OmpD-associated family protein; translated protein: MKTTLLNGVLHKLPDDMKKMLSKSAEIAGRWNNLTPIQRNEWICWVTIVKKEDTRKQHIVRMKEELEAGKRTPCCWPGCPHRRPKAGKWFR
- a CDS encoding ABC transporter ATP-binding protein, producing the protein MISARGICKSYGSLRVLQGVDLDIHKGEVVSVTGASGAGKSTLIHILGTLDKADSGSVRFQEEDISKLPEKKLAAFRNRNMGFVFQFHHLLPEFTALENICIPAFIGGKDKHASEAKAKELLGILGLTARAEHKPAELSGGEQQRVAVARALINDPSVIFADEPSGNLDSVNARELHDLFFQLREKLGQTFVIVTHNEELAARADRILKMKDGRIL